The following coding sequences lie in one Benincasa hispida cultivar B227 chromosome 6, ASM972705v1, whole genome shotgun sequence genomic window:
- the LOC120080344 gene encoding uncharacterized protein LOC120080344 — translation MSAIVCGKRSLFEDLPTPPVSKRIRCSSSSPVRFSPPRSSNQSVSPFPQTSSSQSAHLVDYLRAIFPDMDKQLLERALEECGDDLDLAIRSLNQLHLGYNDRNLGSASNTSDVALEANIQPQSQETQGEAAIAEDATASENLPTNGAEWVDLFVSEMTSASNMDDARSRASRVLEVLEKSICARANAEAANNFHQENKMLREQVEALIQENTILKRAVSIQHERQKEYEGRNQELQHLKELVSQYQEQLKTLEVNNYALTVHLKQAQQSSSIPGRFHPDVF, via the exons ATGTCTGCCATCGTGTGCGGGAAGAGATCCTTATTTGAAGACCTGCCTACGCCTCCCGTCTCTAAGAGAATTCGTTGTTCGTCTTCTTCGCCTGTGAGGTTTTCGCCTCCAAGATCATCGAATCAGTCTGTTTCTCCGTTTCCCCAGACGTCTTCCTCACAATCGGCTCATTTAGTCGATTATCTCAGAGCAATTTTTCCTGATATGGATAAGCAG CTTCTCGAGAGGGCACTTGAAGAATGTGGTGATGATCTAGATTTAGCCATTAGAAGCTTGAACCAGCTTCATTTAGGGTATAATGACAGAAACTTGGGAAGTGCTTCGAACACCTCCGATGTAGCTTTGGAAGCAAATATTCAACCTCAATCCCAAG AAACACAAGGAGAAGCTGCAATTGCTGAGGATGCAACAGCTTCTGAAAATCTTCCCACAAATGGGGCAGAATGGGTGGATCTCTTTGTGAGTGAAATGACAAGTGCCTCAAACATGGATGATGCACGAAGCCGTGCTTCGAGAGTTCTCGAGGTTCTGGAAAAGTCCATCTGTGCCCGTGCAAATGCAGAAGCAGCAAATAATTTTCACCAG GAAAACAAGATGCTTAGGGAACAAGTAGAAGCACTTATTCAGGAAAACACTATTCTCAAACGAGCAGTCTCTATCCAGCACGAACGTCAGAAAGAATATGAAGGCAGGAACCAGGAGTTGCAACATCTTAAAGAATTAGTCTCTCAATACCAAGAGCAGTTGAAAACCCTTGAG GTGAATAACTATGCACTTACAGTACATCTCAAACAAGCTCAACAAAGCAGCTCCATTCCAGGGCGTTTCCACCCTGATGTTTTCTAA
- the LOC120079813 gene encoding probable serine/threonine-protein kinase PIX7, protein MEENENCGCWAVLKRTVSDVSKSSPSSKHSPNSIPRLTLLYDSATETRYLNASDRDFCAPAEARLSFDNTPPPPPRLQDNFKRQLLKFSFQELRSATGNFRPDSILGEGGFGFVFKGWIEENGTAPAKPGSGITVAVKNLKPDGLQGHREWEAEVSFLGQLHHPNLVKLIGYCIEDDQRLLVYEFMTRGSLENHLFRRTIPLPWSNRIKIALAAAKGLAFLHNGPEPVIYRDFKTSNILLDTEYNAKLSDFGLAKAGPQGDKTHVSTRVVGTYGYAAPEYLMTGHLTSKSDVYSFGVVLLEILTGRRSMDKKRPSGEQNLVSWARPYLDDKRKLYHIVDPRLELNYSIQGVQKVSQLASHCISRDPKSRPTMDEVVKVLIPLQDLNDLAILAYHSRLSQQGRRKKKSDGLHHQLTYTQSRNIRTSPLNVGVHRRR, encoded by the exons ATGGAGGAAAATGAAAACTGTGGCTGTTGGGCTGTCCTTAAACGCACCGTTTCAGATGTCTCCAAATCTTCCCCTTCTTCAAAACATTCCCCCAATTCCATTCCTCGGCTTACTTTACTTTACGATTCAg CTACCGAGACCCGATATTTAAACGCAAGCGACCGAGATTTTTGTGCGCCGGCCGAAGCTCGGCTATCCTTCGACAATACACCACCGCCGCCGCCGAGGCTGCAGGACAATTTTAAACGCCAGTTGCTGAAATTTTCATTTCAGGAACTAAGATCCGCGACCGGAAATTTCCGGCCGGATAGCATTCTCGGAGAAGGAGGGTTTGGATTCGTTTTCAAAGGATGGATTGAAGAGAATGGGACGGCGCCAGCTAAACCTGGGTCAGGAATCACAGTCGCCGTCAAAAACTTGAAACCCGATGGTCTTCAAGGACACAGAGAATGGGAG GCTGAGGTTAGCTTTCTTGGACAGCTTCACCATCCTAATCTTGTTAAACTTATTGGATACTGTATTGAAGATGATCAAAGGCTTCTTGTATATGAATTTATGACGCGTGGTAGTCTTGAAAACCATCTTTTCAGAA GGACTATACCTCTTCCATGGTCAAACAGGATTAAAATTGCACTTGCTGCAGCCAAAGGCTTGGCCTTCCTCCACAATGGTCCGGAACCTGTTATATATAGAGATTTCAAAACATCAAACATATTGCTTGACACG GAGTACAATGCGAAGCTTTCAGATTTTGGTTTGGCGAAGGCTGGGCCTCAAGGTGATAAAACACATGTTTCCACCAGAGTAGTTGGAACATATGGCTATGCTGCACCAGAATATCTAATGACAG GGCATTTGACATCAAAGAGTGATGTCTATAGCTTCGGTGTTGTCCTACTCGAGATCTTAACGGGAAGGAGATCAATGGACAAGAAACGTCCAAGTGGTGAGCAGAACCTAGTGTCATGGGCTAGGCCATATTTAGATGACAAAAGGAAGCTTTACCATATAGTGGATCCTCGCTTGGAGCTTAACTACTCCATCCAAGGGGTTCAAAAAGTCTCTCAATTAGCTTCTCACTGCATCAGTAGAGATCCGAAATCTCGTCCCACCATGGATGAAGTTGTCAAGGTTCTCATTCCACTACAAGACCTCAATGACCTTGCCATCCTAGCATATCATTCACGCCTGTCTCAGCAAGGTCGACGAAAGAAGAAATCAGATGGACTGCACCACCAGTTAACATACACTCAGTCAAGAAATATTAGAACCTCTCCTTTGAATGTTGGAGTTCATCGTCGTCGGTAA